The genomic segment CTCGGGGCTTTATACCAAATCTAGAGGATCGCACCTTGAACCCTGTTCGTCGGGTCTCTTGGTGTTAAAACAATAGACGATATCTAAGCATGTAGTATTCTCGAGCGTAGTGTTGGCGGACGCGGGTTCAACTCCCGCCATCTCCACCAAAATTCCATTCAGAGATGTTCGACTGAATATAAAAAAGCCTTTAAACTCAATGTTTAAAGGCTTTTTTATTGGTTGTATCGTCCGATCCTGTCCTAAGCTGTGTGACCCAATTTTTGCCTTCAGCGGGTAATTATTGGGAAAATTTACCCAATAATTTTACGATTGATGAAGGGTAAATACACATGAAACTGTCTGATGCAAAGTGTAAAAAAGCACAACCAAAAGAAAAACTATATCGTCTTTCGGATGAGAATGGTCTGTCACTTCTCGTGACGCCAGCAGGACAAAAATACTGGAATGTACGTTATACCGTTCATGGTGAGCGTAAGTCAGAATCACTTGGTCCATATCCTGATATGAGTTTAAAGAAAGCACGAGAGCTTGCACTTGAACTTAAATACAAACATTCCAAGTCAGTCTTATACGAAGACATCAAACCATTTTTTAAAGAGGTGGCTGAGGATTGGTTTGAGAATCAAAGAGAAACTTGGTCATCTAAGCATATTAGTAATGTACGAGCTTCTTTAGATGAGCTCTACAGTACGCTTGCCAATAAACGGATTAATCAGATTCAAGCACCAGAGATTTTGCAAGTCATCAAAAAGATTGAGGCTAGAGGGTCTACGGAAATTGCTAAGCGTACATTATCCCGTTGTGGAATGGTGATGAAGTATGCCATTGCACATGGCTATCGATATGACAATCCTGCAAGTGATTTGGTTTATGCACTTAAGAATAAAAAAGTGAAGAATCTGGCTTCACTACCAGAAAGTGAAATGCCTGAATTTCTTAGACGTATTAAAGCTTATCCTGCCGATGCGCAAACGCACCATGCGATTATTCTGATCATGCTTACAGGCGTTCGAGTAAGTGAGTTACTACAAGCACGTTGGGACGAGTTTGATTTAGAAGAGCGTAAATGGGATATCCCTGCGGAACGTATGAAGAACGGATTACCCCATCGTGTACCTCTAACAGATATGATGATCGATGAACTTCAGGCACTATGTTTGACACATAATCAAGATTTATTGTTTCCACATCGTTTGAATAACAAAGAGCCCATGCGTAGCGAATCAATTTTGGCTGTAATTAAGCGCTCAGGTTATGCAGGTCGTATGACAACACATGGCTTTAGATCACTTTTCAGTACCGTCTTGAATGAGTCAAATTTATTTAATCCTGATGCCATTGAACGCCAGCTTGCACATGTACCACAGAACCGTATTCGCTCTGCATATAACCGAGCACAGTATTGGGAGGAGCGTGTGAAGATCATGGAGTGGTATGGGGAAAAAGTGAAGGAGTGGATGGAATACTGAGATTATCTATACAAGACTGAATCAACAGAAATCCCCCTTGAACCAATATGGTTCAAGGGGGATTTTTTATGTCTGACAGAAATATTGGTTGGTGGAAATACTTGTCTAGTGTGTTGTAATTGAGTGCAATGATTATTGTAAGTTATAAAATTTGCTGTTGTATTGGTAAAAAAATGCTGTGATAAAAATCTAAATTTGCTGTAGTAAAAAAAGAGTAAATAATTCATTATAGAATAATAAAACAATAACTTATGGTGTTTTAGAGTGTCTAATACTACTTATTTGAGCAATTCGTTCCTCGTGCGGAGCAGTGATTTATTTAAGATTATGGAACTCCGTTATTCACATTCTATTTTTGATAAGGATGGTTGTTTTAATATCAGCTCACCTGTTTCGAATTCTTTAGAGTTGATTCGATGGTATCGTAATTGTGAAGGTTATTTTTACCAATTGTCCGTCGAAGCTACATCTCCTTTTGAAAATGATTTTGCGTCCTTTCAAGCAGAATTGGATAGGCTAATAGTCAAAGATGAAGTGCTTGGAAATTTTGGAATAACAGAATACTCACAAGATTGTAGGAAGCTATACTCTGATTTGAGGTTACGTGAATATCGAAATTTGGTACTAAAAAAATATGGTGACAATGGACTGACCCATTGGTTAAAGGAAGTGTACCCCGTCCGAGAACAGCTAAAATTATTAGCCAAAAATGAAGCGCGATTTGATTTAGATTTAGAATATAAATATCAACTTGAAGACCTACAGCTATTTTTAAAAAATACCGAGAGTGCATACTTTTTAGCATTTGATATTGAAATTAAAGCGGATCAGTTCAAAGGGGATGCGATTGAAAATTGGCGAGAAAATGCTTTTTTGTTAAAACCTCTATTAGAAAATGCGCTGAATGATATTTTGAAACAACAGTCGGATACTTTGCGATTTTATGTGAAGTTTGAAGATGATGGGGTATATGGCTTTCGATTCCATGTAGTCATGTTTTTGCAATCTTTGACTCTAACTGAATCATCGTGGCTAGCAGAATTTAATGAAAAATTGCAACATAGATTGTCTGATAAAGTATTGTTAAATGAGTGGTTGAAGCCACTTTACACAAAAAAAATAAACGAATGGCGGAATCATAGGGATTTAAATGAATTATGTTATTCCAAAGAAGATTTGGATGAGATGGAGCAAAGTATCCACTGCACTTTTCAAAACTATCAGCACGATATTATCTTTAAAATTATCAATTGGAATGAGCAATTAAGAAAGCTTCAACCTGAATTAAAGTTTGAAATAGATGATTCTTTCAGTAATAAAGATAGGCAAAAATTAGAGTACTGGGGGATTAAATACT from the Acinetobacter sp. YWS30-1 genome contains:
- a CDS encoding tyrosine-type recombinase/integrase, with amino-acid sequence MKLSDAKCKKAQPKEKLYRLSDENGLSLLVTPAGQKYWNVRYTVHGERKSESLGPYPDMSLKKARELALELKYKHSKSVLYEDIKPFFKEVAEDWFENQRETWSSKHISNVRASLDELYSTLANKRINQIQAPEILQVIKKIEARGSTEIAKRTLSRCGMVMKYAIAHGYRYDNPASDLVYALKNKKVKNLASLPESEMPEFLRRIKAYPADAQTHHAIILIMLTGVRVSELLQARWDEFDLEERKWDIPAERMKNGLPHRVPLTDMMIDELQALCLTHNQDLLFPHRLNNKEPMRSESILAVIKRSGYAGRMTTHGFRSLFSTVLNESNLFNPDAIERQLAHVPQNRIRSAYNRAQYWEERVKIMEWYGEKVKEWMEY